From Prionailurus bengalensis isolate Pbe53 chromosome F2, Fcat_Pben_1.1_paternal_pri, whole genome shotgun sequence, one genomic window encodes:
- the PYCR3 gene encoding pyrroline-5-carboxylate reductase 3 isoform X1, which produces MAVVAAPGLDQLRVGFVGAGRMAEALAQGFLRAGKVEAQHILASAPSDRNLCHFRALGCQTTHSNQEVVQNCWLVFFATKPHVLPAVLAEVAPVVTTEHILVSVAAGISLSTLEELLPPATRVLRISPNLPCVVQEGAMVMARGRHTGNSDAELLQTLLEACGQCEEVPEAHVDIHTGLSGSGVAFTGCFIQGERQLCQSPPLTAAGVCLLRGLGRRCHQDGHAQWPGPPHCCPDPAGHGQVVAAEGAAPGSAADRRVHAGRHHHLWAPRAGAGRAAGGHHERRGGCHLPGQGAEREVGSGHWPWPPPGPPSLPLPGTAALPPGRNPQGCPIPA; this is translated from the exons ATGGCGGTGGTGGCGGCCCCCGGTCTGGACCAGTTACGCGTGGGCTTTGTTGGCGCCGGACGTATGGCAGAGGCCCTCGCGCAGGGCTTCCTTCGAGCAG GAAAAGTCGAAGCTCAACACATACTAGCCAGCGCACCAAGTGACAGGAACCTCTGCCACTTCCGG gctctgggctgccagacCACCCACTCCAACCAGGAGGTTGTGCAGAACTGCTGGTTAGTCTTCTTTGCCACCAAGCCCCATGTCCTGCCAGCTGTCCTGGCAGAGGTGGCCCCCGTGGTAACCACTGAGCACATCTTGGTGTCTGTGGCCGCTGGGATCTCTCTGAGTACCCtggaggag CTGCTGCCACCGGCCACACGGGTGCTGCGGATCTCCCCCAACCTGCCCTGCGTGGTTCAAGAGGGCGCTATGGTGATGGCCCGTGGCCGCCACACTGGAAACAGCGACGCCGAGCTCCTGCAGACCCTGCTGGAGGCCTGCGGGCAGTGCGAGGAGGTGCCTGAGGCCCACGTGGACATCCACACCGGCCTCAGTGGCAGCGGCGTGGCCTTC ACTGGGTGCTTCATCCAGGGAGAGCGTCAGCTTTGTCAGTCCCCACCCCTCACTGCTGCAGGTGTGTGCCTTCTCCGAGGCCTTGGCCGAAGGTGCCATCAAGATGGGCATGCCCAGTGGCCTGGCCCACCGCATTGCTGCCCAGACCCTGCTG ggcacgGCCAAGTTGTTGCTGCAGAAGGGGCAGCACCCGGCTCAGCTGCGGACAGACGTGTGCACGCCGGGCGGCACCACCATCTATGGGCTCCACGCGCTGGAGCGGGGCGGGCTGCGGGCGGCCACCATGAGCGCCGTGGAGGCTGCCACCTGCCGGGCCAGGGAGCTGAGCGGGAAGTAGGGAGCGGGCACTGGCCGTGGCCGCCCCCAggccctccttccctgccccttcccggcACTGCAGCTCTCCCTCCAGGCAGGAATCCCCAGGGCTGCCCCATCCCCGCGTGA
- the PYCR3 gene encoding pyrroline-5-carboxylate reductase 3 isoform X2: MAVVAAPGLDQLRVGFVGAGRMAEALAQGFLRAGKVEAQHILASAPSDRNLCHFRALGCQTTHSNQEVVQNCWLVFFATKPHVLPAVLAEVAPVVTTEHILVSVAAGISLSTLEELLPPATRVLRISPNLPCVVQEGAMVMARGRHTGNSDAELLQTLLEACGQCEEVPEAHVDIHTGLSGSGVAFVCAFSEALAEGAIKMGMPSGLAHRIAAQTLLGTAKLLLQKGQHPAQLRTDVCTPGGTTIYGLHALERGGLRAATMSAVEAATCRARELSGK; encoded by the exons ATGGCGGTGGTGGCGGCCCCCGGTCTGGACCAGTTACGCGTGGGCTTTGTTGGCGCCGGACGTATGGCAGAGGCCCTCGCGCAGGGCTTCCTTCGAGCAG GAAAAGTCGAAGCTCAACACATACTAGCCAGCGCACCAAGTGACAGGAACCTCTGCCACTTCCGG gctctgggctgccagacCACCCACTCCAACCAGGAGGTTGTGCAGAACTGCTGGTTAGTCTTCTTTGCCACCAAGCCCCATGTCCTGCCAGCTGTCCTGGCAGAGGTGGCCCCCGTGGTAACCACTGAGCACATCTTGGTGTCTGTGGCCGCTGGGATCTCTCTGAGTACCCtggaggag CTGCTGCCACCGGCCACACGGGTGCTGCGGATCTCCCCCAACCTGCCCTGCGTGGTTCAAGAGGGCGCTATGGTGATGGCCCGTGGCCGCCACACTGGAAACAGCGACGCCGAGCTCCTGCAGACCCTGCTGGAGGCCTGCGGGCAGTGCGAGGAGGTGCCTGAGGCCCACGTGGACATCCACACCGGCCTCAGTGGCAGCGGCGTGGCCTTC GTGTGTGCCTTCTCCGAGGCCTTGGCCGAAGGTGCCATCAAGATGGGCATGCCCAGTGGCCTGGCCCACCGCATTGCTGCCCAGACCCTGCTG ggcacgGCCAAGTTGTTGCTGCAGAAGGGGCAGCACCCGGCTCAGCTGCGGACAGACGTGTGCACGCCGGGCGGCACCACCATCTATGGGCTCCACGCGCTGGAGCGGGGCGGGCTGCGGGCGGCCACCATGAGCGCCGTGGAGGCTGCCACCTGCCGGGCCAGGGAGCTGAGCGGGAAGTAG